In Jejubacter calystegiae, the following are encoded in one genomic region:
- a CDS encoding zinc ribbon domain-containing protein YjdM translates to MSLPNCPKCHSEYTYEDNGMYICPECAWEWNDDPAASESDELVVKDANGNLLTDGDSVTVIKDLKVKGSSTPLKIGTKVKNIRLVEGDHNIDCKIDGFGPMKLKSEFVKKN, encoded by the coding sequence ATGTCACTGCCAAACTGCCCCAAGTGCCACTCTGAATACACCTATGAAGATAACGGTATGTACATCTGCCCGGAATGTGCCTGGGAGTGGAACGACGATCCGGCGGCTAGCGAAAGTGATGAGCTGGTTGTAAAGGATGCAAACGGTAATCTGCTGACCGATGGCGATAGCGTCACTGTAATCAAAGATTTAAAAGTAAAAGGCAGCTCCACGCCGCTGAAGATAGGTACAAAAGTGAAAAATATCCGCCTGGTGGAAGGCGATCACAACATCGACTGCAAAATTGATGGTTTCGGCCCAATGAAGCTCAAATCCGAATTTGTGAAGAAGAACTAA
- a CDS encoding GGDEF domain-containing protein has translation MLLKINNANFNIGATLIFFLIFMVLTNISWRHQSDLADIAAQAIAKDIAEDFNRNENFSDAVSVLLLRSAFHGARGEMAYDEHDETSGLYGFNLDGNSPNKHGLEGSLQSLGPVTKKAWLVARSIDEAYRLEQSASSYSNKYPRYFISALGDYIYFPGQQSLEKYRFRQEVAERYGMLHAEHSGGFLFRKLQDASRAITGHIDRVHQYLNGERSIMSVQHVVYDQSSRKTEDDVIGIMCFDYSLSDVREMINRAMGEGHVEHYLNVSIIDHHGVLIPVSGGLVHADYSDASINGEYRVRVSVNHWRYFFSHDGSVDTSIGVMLILGFIVMTLLHHRRVKIEASARYKDSLTGLYNRAYLNVQKRKLTGSHVLVVMDCNDFKLINDTWGHLCGDRALQHVGRCISCNIRARTDHAVRLGGDEFVILFATDNLHSVREKMDKIARDITMFEPDVALSASYGLAALHSETTFEAALNEADMQMYLSKRQFRGSE, from the coding sequence GTGTTATTAAAAATAAATAATGCCAATTTCAATATTGGCGCAACGCTGATTTTTTTCCTGATCTTTATGGTTCTGACGAATATATCGTGGCGCCACCAGAGCGATCTGGCCGATATTGCCGCACAGGCGATAGCGAAAGATATCGCGGAAGATTTTAACCGCAACGAGAACTTCTCGGATGCGGTTTCCGTGCTGCTGCTGCGTAGCGCCTTCCACGGTGCCCGGGGTGAGATGGCGTATGACGAACACGACGAGACCTCCGGGCTGTATGGCTTTAATCTGGATGGGAACTCCCCCAATAAGCACGGGCTGGAAGGCTCGCTACAGTCGCTAGGGCCGGTAACGAAGAAAGCCTGGCTGGTGGCGCGCTCTATTGATGAAGCGTATCGCCTGGAGCAGAGCGCGTCGTCCTATTCCAATAAATATCCCCGCTACTTTATCTCCGCCTTGGGCGATTACATCTATTTCCCCGGCCAGCAGAGCCTGGAAAAGTATCGTTTTCGCCAGGAGGTGGCGGAACGCTACGGCATGCTACACGCCGAACATTCCGGTGGTTTTCTGTTTCGCAAGTTACAAGACGCTTCACGGGCTATTACCGGCCATATCGATCGGGTGCATCAATATCTTAACGGCGAGCGCTCCATTATGAGCGTTCAACATGTGGTTTACGATCAATCTTCCCGGAAAACGGAAGACGATGTGATCGGCATTATGTGCTTTGACTACAGCCTGTCCGACGTCAGGGAGATGATTAACCGGGCGATGGGGGAGGGTCATGTAGAGCACTATCTGAATGTCAGTATTATCGACCACCATGGCGTCCTGATCCCGGTCAGCGGCGGCCTGGTACACGCGGATTACAGCGATGCCTCGATTAACGGCGAATACCGGGTGCGGGTTTCGGTTAATCATTGGCGCTACTTTTTTTCGCACGACGGCTCCGTAGATACCTCCATCGGGGTGATGCTGATCCTGGGCTTTATCGTGATGACGCTGCTGCATCACCGGCGGGTGAAGATAGAGGCTTCGGCCAGGTACAAAGATTCATTGACTGGCCTGTATAACCGGGCATACCTGAATGTGCAGAAACGGAAGCTAACGGGAAGTCATGTCCTGGTGGTGATGGACTGCAATGACTTTAAGCTGATTAACGATACCTGGGGACACCTGTGTGGCGACAGGGCGCTACAGCACGTAGGCCGCTGTATCAGTTGCAATATTCGCGCCCGGACCGACCATGCGGTACGGCTGGGAGGCGATGAGTTCGTGATTCTTTTTGCGACCGATAACCTTCACAGCGTTCGCGAGAAGATGGACAAAATCGCCCGGGATATCACGATGTTTGAACCCGACGTTGCGCTTTCCGCCAGTTATGGTCTGGCGGCGCTGCATTCGGAAACCACTTTCGAAGCGGCGCTGAATGAGGCCGATATGCAGATGTATTTATCCAAACGCCAGTTTCGGGGGAGTGAATGA
- a CDS encoding bifunctional diguanylate cyclase/phosphodiesterase has product MMRLKGYSGTVPRLLALTLINMLAIYLLRAISPTVSVDGWQIYMLYLPYSWVITQIILLGETALLPLMVAYSASSWIQYQDVKPFAAMLLSFCILLPSAVAVLLLHWRLGRRWNAGFLRFNTIKRVVLFCFICPLLSRGLMCLSGMIFPIPPALAPYFYVKGVAFNLVSYQYLVLALVVMNPFFYNLQRFLFSDGRRFSVKRLWNSENHNQRDIRWAALCLASILLFWQAEVSGAFVGYLMPFVFLLFIYGVLHQNPRLTEILWSIAIYVMMASNQVFFSMYSDDSVLACLMSMIIVFAIALHYLAVNRRKYEQQMNQTQLYSRIDPLTRLPNMRALENSVAETGGTCICRIAFSNIAVFEKYYGTAVVTWVKGILSQSIYEEFGCDIQVYDITGNQLICLVNGEHEPRIHELYSLLSSLSILWKGDKLDIDYRLSWGDIDGQTPLIPFVERLAWFSEVNKVVKAPHCINSSMRNLDDEMAQSIQMIKSVKAAIENRDIEIYAQPITSRERVVYHELLSRLRIGGQIIMPDVFLPVIREFDYACEFDSAVFEKSMSMLDDHVGDTVSINIMPATLFHEGVAGHFIDLMARYGISAERVILEITEEQGILSSENAMNNISRLVEHGVKIAIDDFGTGQSNYERMRNITAQILKIDGVFVKDILINKVDQMIVESICKIARAREMTVVAEYVENEEQQRMLFEMGVDHCQGFYIGKPYNYSN; this is encoded by the coding sequence ATGATGAGGCTTAAAGGCTATTCCGGCACTGTGCCGCGGCTACTGGCGTTGACGTTGATTAACATGCTGGCGATTTACCTTCTGCGCGCCATATCACCTACCGTCTCCGTGGACGGCTGGCAGATCTATATGCTGTATCTGCCTTACTCATGGGTGATTACTCAGATCATTCTGTTGGGGGAAACGGCGCTGTTGCCGCTGATGGTCGCTTACAGCGCCAGTAGCTGGATTCAGTATCAGGATGTGAAGCCCTTTGCCGCAATGCTGCTGTCGTTCTGTATTCTGCTGCCATCGGCAGTCGCCGTACTGCTACTGCACTGGCGGCTTGGCCGACGCTGGAATGCCGGTTTTCTACGCTTTAACACCATTAAGCGCGTGGTGCTGTTTTGTTTTATCTGCCCGCTACTGAGTCGGGGATTGATGTGTCTGAGCGGTATGATCTTCCCGATTCCGCCAGCGCTGGCGCCCTACTTCTACGTTAAGGGAGTCGCCTTTAACCTGGTTAGCTATCAGTATCTGGTGCTGGCCCTGGTGGTGATGAACCCCTTCTTCTATAACCTGCAGCGCTTTTTATTCAGCGACGGTCGTCGTTTCAGTGTGAAACGGTTATGGAATAGTGAAAATCACAATCAACGCGATATCCGTTGGGCCGCGCTCTGCCTGGCAAGCATCCTGCTGTTCTGGCAGGCGGAAGTGTCCGGGGCTTTTGTGGGCTATCTGATGCCCTTTGTGTTCCTGCTCTTTATTTATGGCGTTCTGCACCAGAATCCACGTCTGACCGAGATCCTATGGAGCATCGCGATTTATGTGATGATGGCGTCTAATCAGGTCTTCTTTTCGATGTATAGCGACGACAGCGTGCTGGCATGTCTGATGTCGATGATCATCGTGTTTGCTATCGCGCTTCACTATCTTGCCGTCAATCGCCGTAAGTATGAGCAGCAGATGAATCAAACACAGCTCTATTCCCGCATTGATCCCCTGACCCGGCTGCCGAATATGCGCGCTCTGGAAAACAGCGTGGCGGAAACCGGGGGCACCTGTATCTGCCGTATCGCCTTCTCCAATATTGCCGTCTTTGAGAAGTATTACGGTACTGCCGTAGTGACCTGGGTGAAGGGAATTCTATCGCAGAGCATTTATGAGGAGTTCGGCTGTGATATTCAGGTTTATGACATTACCGGCAACCAACTGATCTGCCTGGTGAACGGCGAGCATGAGCCGCGTATTCATGAGCTGTACAGTCTGCTCTCCAGTCTGAGCATTTTGTGGAAGGGCGATAAACTGGATATCGATTACCGGCTTTCCTGGGGGGATATTGACGGTCAGACGCCGCTGATTCCTTTTGTGGAGCGGCTTGCCTGGTTCTCTGAAGTGAACAAAGTGGTGAAGGCGCCCCACTGCATTAACAGCAGCATGCGCAATCTGGACGATGAAATGGCTCAGTCGATTCAGATGATTAAGAGCGTGAAGGCTGCCATTGAAAACCGGGATATTGAAATCTACGCTCAGCCGATTACCAGCCGGGAAAGAGTGGTGTATCACGAACTGCTATCGCGCCTGCGCATTGGCGGCCAGATTATCATGCCGGATGTGTTTTTGCCGGTGATTCGTGAATTCGACTACGCCTGCGAGTTTGACTCTGCGGTATTCGAAAAGAGCATGTCGATGCTGGACGACCACGTTGGCGATACGGTGTCGATTAATATCATGCCGGCCACGCTGTTCCATGAAGGTGTTGCCGGGCATTTTATCGATTTGATGGCGCGCTATGGTATTAGCGCCGAGCGGGTGATTCTGGAAATTACCGAAGAGCAGGGCATACTCTCTTCGGAAAACGCCATGAATAATATCAGCAGGCTGGTGGAGCACGGCGTGAAGATCGCCATTGATGATTTTGGCACCGGTCAGTCCAATTACGAACGAATGCGCAATATTACCGCTCAGATCCTCAAGATAGACGGCGTTTTCGTGAAGGATATCCTGATCAACAAGGTCGATCAGATGATTGTTGAATCTATCTGTAAAATCGCCCGGGCCAGGGAGATGACCGTGGTGGCGGAGTATGTGGAAAACGAAGAGCAGCAGCGGATGCTGTTCGAGATGGGAGTCGATCACTGCCAGGGGTTTTACATCGGCAAGCCCTATAACTACAGCAATTAA
- a CDS encoding alpha/beta hydrolase, giving the protein MSLRVMLAWCLPAILLLTAAAGQAKPQLKPLGPNIADTGSEWYRFRSAIFDSVDGQRHYKVWVGIPKAAAPAGGYPALYMLDGNAAMARLDDKLLQRMSAAHPPVLVAVGYQTPLPFDVSSRAWDYTPDPGSESAPRIHGHKGGHSKAFRQLLMSQIIPWAEKQAAVSHQQRSLWGHSFGGLFVLETLYQAPESFRHYYAASPSLGWGGDMMLRQAQRLSGTAFDARTLKLMEGDGNSNSDRPELRGEDGQDRNARLAQILSGKGVKASYKSYPGLTHGAMFGTSLIDTLLSVSGAE; this is encoded by the coding sequence GTGTCATTACGCGTTATGCTGGCGTGGTGCTTACCCGCGATACTGCTACTGACAGCCGCAGCCGGGCAGGCAAAGCCGCAACTGAAGCCGCTGGGGCCCAATATTGCCGACACCGGCTCTGAGTGGTACCGCTTCCGTAGTGCTATCTTCGACTCCGTTGACGGTCAGCGCCATTACAAAGTGTGGGTGGGTATTCCCAAAGCGGCGGCGCCTGCTGGCGGTTATCCGGCGCTCTATATGCTTGACGGCAACGCCGCAATGGCGCGGCTTGATGATAAATTATTGCAGCGCATGAGTGCCGCGCATCCGCCGGTGCTGGTAGCAGTGGGATACCAGACGCCGCTGCCCTTTGACGTCTCCTCCAGAGCGTGGGATTACACGCCCGATCCCGGCAGCGAATCGGCGCCGCGTATACACGGTCATAAAGGCGGGCACAGCAAGGCGTTTCGTCAGTTGCTGATGTCGCAGATTATTCCCTGGGCGGAAAAGCAGGCCGCCGTTAGTCATCAACAGCGCAGTCTGTGGGGCCACTCCTTCGGCGGGTTGTTTGTGCTGGAAACGCTGTATCAGGCGCCGGAAAGCTTCCGCCATTACTATGCGGCCAGCCCGTCGCTGGGGTGGGGCGGCGACATGATGTTGCGTCAGGCGCAGCGACTTTCGGGAACAGCATTTGATGCCCGCACGCTAAAGCTGATGGAAGGAGATGGCAATAGCAATAGCGATCGCCCGGAGCTACGCGGTGAAGACGGGCAGGACAGAAATGCACGGCTGGCGCAGATTCTTTCCGGAAAAGGGGTAAAGGCAAGCTATAAATCGTATCCGGGGCTGACCCATGGCGCCATGTTTGGCACGTCGCTTATCGATACGCTGCTGAGCGTTTCCGGCGCGGAATAG
- the eco gene encoding serine protease inhibitor ecotin: MKKATLLLAGLMALASGNALAADNAQQQDPSKQPLEKVAPYPKAEKGMTRQVIWLPKQENEHDYKVELMIGKTMEVDCNTRGLGGKLETKTLSGWGYNYLVIDKLTGPVSTMMACPDGTKKQAFVTAHLGDNALQRYNSKLPLVIYAPKDAQVKFRIWKAEEKVQDAQPQ, encoded by the coding sequence ATGAAAAAAGCGACTTTACTGCTCGCTGGCCTGATGGCGCTGGCTTCAGGTAACGCGCTGGCGGCGGATAACGCGCAGCAGCAGGACCCCAGCAAGCAACCGCTGGAAAAAGTGGCCCCGTATCCGAAAGCGGAAAAAGGAATGACCCGCCAAGTGATTTGGCTGCCGAAGCAGGAAAACGAGCACGACTACAAAGTCGAGCTGATGATTGGTAAAACCATGGAAGTGGACTGCAACACCCGGGGTCTGGGCGGCAAGCTGGAGACGAAAACGCTCTCTGGTTGGGGCTATAACTATCTGGTCATCGACAAGCTGACCGGCCCGGTCTCCACCATGATGGCCTGCCCGGACGGCACCAAAAAGCAGGCTTTTGTCACCGCACATCTGGGCGACAATGCCCTGCAGCGCTATAACAGCAAGCTGCCGCTGGTGATCTACGCGCCGAAAGACGCTCAGGTGAAATTCCGCATCTGGAAAGCGGAAGAAAAAGTGCAGGACGCACAGCCGCAGTAA
- the potE gene encoding putrescine-ornithine antiporter: protein MATNSKKMGVVDLTILVAVNMMGSGIIMLPASLAETGAISVLSWVITVLGAMCIAYTFAKCGAYCKRSGGMSAYAAEAHGKSSFFIASYTYYVCLVISCVAIAVSAAGYLAPFFPWIKTSPMHTFVTVVAILVVTMVANFKGPKITGRISGITVWGIIIPVAGLSVLGWFWFDPSIFKAAWNPHHMSTGSAISSGISLTLWAFLGVESAGANSDTVENPEKNVPLACLFGTGFAAVVYIASTSVIQGIIPNEVLATSDAPFGLVFSMMFNPIVGQVVTALAVTACIGSLLGWQFTNAQVSKAAADDHLFPAIFSKISKDDAPVAGMLIMLVLELLLATMTISPNLLKQFNILLNLAVFINMVPYVLSMTGLQVMLRKNHVTQKQYYAASAMGTAAVVYSIYGVYACGVEAVFGGTIITMIGYIFYGFLAGRDTEERISHSH from the coding sequence ATGGCCACAAACTCGAAGAAAATGGGGGTCGTTGACCTGACCATTTTAGTTGCCGTCAATATGATGGGTTCGGGAATAATTATGTTGCCCGCCAGCCTGGCCGAAACTGGCGCGATTTCCGTACTGTCATGGGTTATCACCGTGCTGGGAGCAATGTGTATCGCCTACACCTTCGCCAAGTGCGGCGCCTACTGTAAGCGTTCGGGCGGTATGTCGGCCTATGCCGCCGAAGCCCACGGCAAATCATCTTTCTTTATCGCTTCTTATACCTACTACGTCTGTCTGGTGATTAGCTGCGTGGCCATCGCCGTTTCTGCGGCAGGTTATCTGGCCCCCTTCTTCCCGTGGATTAAAACCTCGCCCATGCACACTTTTGTCACCGTGGTCGCGATTCTGGTCGTGACCATGGTAGCCAACTTCAAAGGGCCGAAGATTACCGGGCGCATTTCCGGGATCACCGTCTGGGGAATAATTATTCCGGTAGCGGGTCTGTCGGTACTTGGCTGGTTCTGGTTCGATCCGTCTATCTTTAAAGCCGCATGGAACCCGCATCATATGTCCACCGGCAGCGCAATCTCTTCCGGTATCTCTCTGACCCTGTGGGCCTTCCTGGGTGTGGAATCTGCCGGTGCTAACTCCGACACGGTGGAAAACCCGGAGAAAAATGTACCGCTGGCCTGCCTGTTCGGTACCGGATTCGCCGCTGTGGTTTATATCGCCTCAACCTCTGTGATTCAGGGTATTATCCCGAACGAGGTGCTGGCCACTTCGGATGCACCTTTCGGCCTGGTCTTCTCCATGATGTTTAACCCGATTGTGGGCCAGGTTGTCACCGCTCTTGCTGTTACCGCCTGTATCGGTTCGCTGCTGGGTTGGCAGTTTACCAATGCCCAGGTTTCTAAAGCAGCGGCGGATGACCACCTGTTCCCGGCTATCTTCAGTAAAATCAGCAAAGACGATGCGCCTGTCGCCGGGATGCTGATTATGCTGGTACTGGAGCTACTGCTGGCCACCATGACCATCTCCCCGAACCTGCTTAAACAGTTCAACATCCTGCTGAACCTGGCGGTCTTTATCAATATGGTGCCTTATGTCCTGTCCATGACCGGCCTGCAGGTGATGCTGCGTAAAAACCACGTGACCCAGAAGCAGTACTATGCCGCTTCCGCTATGGGCACCGCGGCGGTGGTCTACAGTATCTATGGCGTCTATGCCTGCGGCGTCGAAGCAGTATTCGGCGGTACCATCATCACCATGATCGGTTATATCTTTTACGGCTTCCTTGCCGGTCGTGATACTGAAGAGCGCATCAGCCACTCTCATTGA
- the adiA gene encoding arginine decarboxylase, translating to MCDKNYLVVAGGAISRHAKPLTPLEETIDQIVTSLTNKGEHVKFTPTYEEAETYVTSTASIDCIMVEWLPQQEQNVLSLLRHLRIRHEKAPVFLLINSHQDNRSVTAEVMSEVTETFLVLDDTTDFIVGRLQAAVARYEKTIMPPLMAAMMEYAKEKEYSWSAPGHQGGIGFCKTPVGRKFFDFYGENIFRTDMGIERASLGSMLDHTGAFGESEKYIARVFGADRSYSLVVGTSGANRTIMQACCSDEDIAICDRNSHKSIEQGLMLTGVRPVYMTPTRNAYGIIGPIPKKQMAREAISRQIEESRFAREAKNPRPSYSVVTNCTYDGLIYNGDTVQTLLGESCDRIHFDEAWFGYSRFNPIYKGFHAMRGDKAEHTADQPTLFATHSTHKLLNALSQASYIHIREGRGNIKPAQFSQAYMMHATTSPLYSIAASNDVAAAMMDGRQGVNLTTEVIEEAVEFRQAVARAYHEAEKNHDWFFKPWNAEVVTDPATGERYDFADAPLSLLTTEQACWKLRPEDRWHGFSDLDEDWVMLDPVKVSLLTPGLNDDGSLQENGVPAALVTAYLSSLGIVPTRTTDFQVMFLFSMGVTKGKWVTLMNSLMAFKRHYDADALLEEVLPSLVESAPEVYRGMTMQQLGDRMMDFLKQHNPSEQLNKAYSMLPQIDMLPREAYTQLVKDNVELVSIFDLAGRTAANSVIPYPPGIPMLMSGENFGDEESPQIAYLKALQAWDDTFPGFEHETEGAEKEDGIYHVMCVK from the coding sequence ATGTGTGATAAGAACTATTTAGTTGTTGCGGGGGGCGCCATTAGCCGCCATGCCAAACCGCTTACACCGCTCGAAGAAACCATCGATCAGATTGTTACGTCGCTGACCAATAAAGGCGAGCATGTAAAATTTACCCCAACCTATGAAGAAGCAGAGACCTATGTTACCTCTACCGCTTCTATCGACTGCATTATGGTGGAGTGGCTCCCTCAGCAGGAACAGAATGTCCTGTCTCTGCTGCGCCATCTGCGTATACGCCATGAAAAGGCACCGGTCTTTTTGCTGATCAACTCTCATCAGGATAACCGCTCCGTTACTGCGGAAGTGATGAGCGAAGTGACTGAAACCTTCCTGGTACTGGATGATACCACCGACTTTATTGTGGGTCGTTTGCAGGCAGCCGTCGCTCGCTATGAAAAAACTATTATGCCGCCGCTGATGGCCGCAATGATGGAGTATGCCAAAGAGAAAGAGTACTCCTGGTCAGCGCCGGGTCATCAGGGTGGTATCGGTTTCTGTAAAACGCCGGTAGGCCGTAAATTCTTCGACTTCTACGGAGAGAACATCTTCCGTACCGATATGGGCATTGAACGCGCCAGCCTGGGCTCAATGCTGGATCACACCGGCGCTTTCGGCGAAAGTGAAAAATATATCGCCCGGGTCTTCGGCGCCGATCGCTCCTATTCGCTGGTAGTCGGAACCTCCGGGGCCAACCGTACCATCATGCAGGCCTGCTGCTCCGATGAAGACATTGCGATCTGCGACCGTAACAGCCATAAGTCCATTGAACAGGGGCTGATGCTGACCGGGGTTCGTCCGGTATACATGACCCCGACCCGTAACGCCTACGGCATTATCGGGCCGATCCCGAAAAAACAGATGGCCCGCGAGGCTATCTCTCGCCAGATCGAAGAGAGCCGTTTCGCTCGCGAAGCGAAAAATCCGCGCCCGTCTTACAGCGTGGTGACCAACTGTACTTACGACGGTCTGATCTATAACGGTGATACCGTGCAGACGCTGCTGGGAGAGAGCTGCGACCGTATCCACTTCGATGAAGCCTGGTTCGGTTACTCACGCTTTAACCCAATCTATAAAGGGTTCCACGCCATGCGCGGCGATAAAGCCGAGCATACTGCAGATCAGCCTACGCTGTTTGCGACCCATTCGACCCATAAACTGCTGAATGCGCTGTCGCAGGCCTCTTATATCCATATCCGTGAAGGTCGCGGCAACATTAAACCGGCGCAGTTCAGCCAGGCATATATGATGCATGCCACCACCTCGCCGCTGTACTCCATTGCCGCTTCCAACGACGTGGCTGCCGCGATGATGGACGGTAGGCAGGGCGTTAACCTGACCACGGAAGTGATCGAAGAGGCCGTGGAGTTCCGTCAGGCGGTAGCGCGCGCTTATCACGAGGCAGAGAAGAATCATGACTGGTTCTTTAAACCCTGGAATGCGGAAGTGGTGACCGACCCCGCCACCGGCGAGCGCTATGACTTTGCCGATGCGCCGCTTTCCCTGCTGACTACTGAACAGGCCTGCTGGAAGCTGCGTCCGGAAGACCGCTGGCACGGCTTCAGCGATCTGGATGAAGACTGGGTGATGCTGGATCCGGTTAAGGTCAGCCTGCTGACCCCAGGCCTGAATGACGACGGTTCGCTCCAGGAGAATGGCGTGCCGGCTGCGCTGGTCACCGCGTATCTTTCAAGCCTGGGCATTGTGCCGACTCGTACCACTGACTTCCAGGTGATGTTCCTGTTCTCTATGGGGGTCACTAAAGGTAAGTGGGTCACGCTGATGAACAGCCTGATGGCCTTTAAACGTCATTATGATGCCGATGCGCTGCTGGAAGAGGTTCTGCCATCGCTGGTTGAGAGCGCGCCGGAGGTGTATCGCGGAATGACCATGCAGCAGCTGGGCGATCGCATGATGGACTTCCTGAAGCAGCACAACCCGAGTGAACAGCTGAATAAGGCCTACTCAATGCTGCCGCAGATCGATATGCTGCCGCGTGAAGCCTACACCCAATTGGTTAAGGATAACGTGGAGCTGGTATCCATCTTTGACCTGGCGGGTCGCACGGCAGCGAACTCCGTTATCCCTTATCCGCCGGGAATCCCGATGCTGATGTCCGGCGAGAACTTCGGTGACGAAGAGAGTCCACAGATCGCCTATCTGAAAGCGCTACAGGCGTGGGATGACACTTTTCCCGGCTTCGAGCATGAGACCGAAGGGGCGGAAAAAGAAGACGGCATCTACCACGTGATGTGCGTTAAATAA
- the argR gene encoding transcriptional regulator ArgR, producing the protein MRDRTDKQELEKIFRQMLKEESFGSQSEIVEYLKNKGFIHINQSRVSRMLANFGAVRTRNAKMEMVYCLPVELGVPTTDATLKSSILDIAANDTVVVTHTMPGAAPLIARLLDSCGKAKGILGTVAGDDTIFIAPVAGTTPQQLYHSVIDILSTK; encoded by the coding sequence ATGAGAGATAGAACAGATAAGCAGGAGCTGGAAAAAATATTTCGCCAGATGCTCAAGGAAGAAAGTTTTGGTTCTCAGTCCGAAATAGTTGAGTATCTTAAAAATAAAGGATTTATCCATATTAATCAGTCAAGGGTGTCACGCATGCTGGCGAATTTCGGCGCCGTGCGTACCCGCAATGCTAAAATGGAGATGGTGTATTGCCTGCCGGTGGAGCTGGGCGTGCCAACGACGGATGCCACCTTAAAGAGTTCTATTCTGGATATCGCCGCCAATGATACCGTGGTTGTCACTCATACCATGCCTGGCGCAGCACCACTTATTGCCCGGCTGCTGGACTCCTGCGGAAAGGCAAAGGGGATCCTGGGAACGGTAGCGGGCGACGATACTATCTTTATTGCACCCGTTGCCGGAACCACCCCCCAACAGCTTTATCATTCGGTTATCGATATCCTTAGCACTAAATGA